From Coffea arabica cultivar ET-39 chromosome 2e, Coffea Arabica ET-39 HiFi, whole genome shotgun sequence, the proteins below share one genomic window:
- the LOC113732587 gene encoding pentatricopeptide repeat-containing protein At2g34400, protein MVAPACAKESNGRMLLTLRTKVKMASSPRFSRHVSYVQTAITTHNSQPKHHDHRQKSDAFSENLLLLLKQCKSIRPVQQIHTQILINSIYKHNFLLAKLIALKDFSYSLQLFLHLPHPNDYAFNVFIRGLTTTWGKFDLALQFYCKMKSLGVKPDNFTYPFVFISCGNLLDFGHGRLAHCEVWKNGLWLNCHVCHSLITMYSRFGELSFARKVFDEIPVRDLVSWNSMISGYSRAGFAGEAVELFYKMRNKEVAPDEMTLVSVLGACGDLGNLDLGSSIEKYVVEKSIEMNSYMGSALIDMYGKCGDLGSARRIFDNMGKKDVVTWNAMITGYAQNGLSDKAMCLFNAMKAAGVDVDKITVIGVLSACASVGALDFGKSIYKYASQSGLTDDIYVGTALIDMFAKCGNLDLAFQVFGDMPIKNEVSWNAMISALAFHGQAQEALSLFERMLREGGSTSCPNDITFVGLLSACVHAGLVDEGCHLIDLMSSSFGLVPKIEHYSCMVDLFSRAGRVYEAWNLIEKMPEKPDEVLLGALLGACNKIKNVDVGERVMQLLLEMEPSNSGNYVIASKIYANQDRWVDSARIRLLMRQKGVSKTPGCSWIEMDNKLLEFHAGETLHSAQKVYQVLNMLYKEMMMEGGMSDSYVHLVEE, encoded by the exons ATGGTGGCGCCAGCATGTGCCAAAGAAAGCAACGGAAGAATGCTCCTGACCTTGAGAACCAAGGTGAAAATGGCATCATCGCCCAGGTTTTCCCGCCATGTGTCATATGTTCAAACTGCAATAACTACCCATAACAGTCAACCAAAACATCATGACCATCGTCAAAAGTCTGATGCATTCTCTGAAAATCTCTTGCTTCTCTTGAAGCAATGCAAATCCATCCGTCCCGTCCAGCAAATCCATACCCAAATACTTATTAATTCCATTTACAAGCACAACTTTCTCCTTGCAAAACTCATTGCTCTAAAAGACTTCAGCTATTCCCTTCAGCTCTTCTTGCATCTTCCCCATCCTAATGACTATGCATTCAACGTTTTCATTAGAGGGCTCACGACAACGTGGGGAAAATTTGATCTTGCATTGCAATTTTACTGCAAAATGAAGTCTTTAGGTGTAAAACCGGATAATTTCACGTACCCGTTTGTGTTTATTTCCTGTGGCAATCTTTTGGACTTTGGGCATGGTAGATTAGCTCATTGTGAGGTGTGGAAAAATGGGCTGTGGTTGAATTGTCATGTGTGTCATTCTTTGATCACGATGTACTCGAGATTTGGTGAGTTGAGTTTTGCACggaaagtgtttgatgaaattccGGTTAGAGATTTGGTGTCGTGGAATTCAATGATTTCTGGGTATTCCAGGGCTGGTTTTGCTGGAGAGGCGGTGGAGTTGTTTTATAAAATGAGGAATAAAGAGGTTGCACCTGATGAAATGACTCTTGTGAGTGTTCTTGGTGCTTGTGGGGACTTGGGGAACCTGGACTTGGGGAGCTCTATTGAGAAGTATGTTGTGGAGAAAAGCATTGAGATGAATTCTTACATGGGGTCAGCTTTGATTGACATGTATGGGAAATGTGGGGATTTGGGCTCTGCAAGGAGGATATTTGACAATATGGGGAAGAAAGATGTGGTTACTTGGAATGCCATGATTACTGG ATACGCACAAAATGGCTTGTCAGATAAAGCAATGTGCTTATTCAATGCCATGAAAGCTGCAGGGGTGGATGTGGATAAAATCACTGTGATTGGAGTGTTGTCTGCATGTGCTTCAGTTGGAGCTTTGGACTTTGGAAAATCTATATACAAGTATGCATCACAAAGTGGCTTAACGGATGACATATATGTTGGTACTGCATTGATTGACATGTTTGCTAAGTGTGGGAATCTGGACCTTGCATTTCAAGTTTTTGGAGACATGCCCATAAAAAATGAGGTATCCTGGAATGCAATGATCTCTGCTCTTGCTTTTCATGGGCAAGCTCAAGAGGCTCTGTCATTGTTTGAGCGCATGTTAAGGGAGGGTGGTAGTACTTCCTGTCCAAATGACATCACATTTGTTGGGCTGCTTTCTGCATGTGTACATGCTGGATTGGTCGATGAAGGCTGCCACTTGATTGATTTGATGAGCTCATCTTTTGGTCTGGTTCCGAAAATTGAACATTACTCTTGCATGGTGGATCTTTTCTCACGTGCTGGACGAGTATATGAAGCATGGAACTTGATTGAGAAGATGCCAGAAAAGCCGGATGAAGTTCTCTTAGGAGCACTCCTTGGTGCctgtaataaaattaaaaatgttGATGTTGGTGAGCGGGTAATGCAGCTTCTCCTGGAGATGGAGCCTTCAAACTCTGGCAACTATGTGATTGCATCAAAAATCTATGCAAATCAAGATAGGTGGGTTGATTCAGCAAGGATAAGATTGTTGATGAGACAGAAAGGCGTAAGTAAGACTCCAGGTTGTAGCTGGATTGAAATGGATAATAAACTTCTTGAATTTCATGCTGGTGAAACTTTACATAGTGCACAAAAGGTTTATCAAGTGCTTAACATGCTGTACAAAGAGATGATGATGGAAGGTGGAATGTCAGATTCATATGTTCACTTAGTGGAAGAGTAG